In a single window of the Mauremys reevesii isolate NIE-2019 linkage group 3, ASM1616193v1, whole genome shotgun sequence genome:
- the KLHDC3 gene encoding kelch domain-containing protein 3, translated as MLRWTVHLEGGPRRVNHAAVAVGHKVYSFGGYCSGEDYETLRQIDVHVFNAVSLRWTKLPPVWTNSRDHVREVPYMRYGHSAVLIDDTIYIWGGRNDTEGACNVLYAFDVNTHKWFTPKVSGMVPGARDGHSACVLGKTMYIFGGYEQLADCFSNDIHKLDTSSMMWTLIPAKGTPARWRDFHSATIIGTKMYVFGGRADRFGPFHSNNEIYCNRIKVFDTETNSWLDSPPTPLLPEGRRSHSAFGYNGELYVFGGYNARLNRHFHDLWKFDPVSFSWKKIDPKGKGPCPRRRQCCCRVGDKIILFGGTSPSPEEGMGDEFDLMDHSDLYILDFSPSLKTLCKLAVIQHSLDQSCLPHDIRWELTAMTTNSNISRPILSSHG; from the exons ATGTTACGGTGGACTGTGCACTTGGAAGGTGGGCCTCGGAGAGTGAACCACGCTGCTGTGGCTGTTGGCCATAAAGTGTATTCCTTTGGCGGGTATTGTTCTGGTGAAGACTATGAGACTCTGCGGCAGATTGATGTCCACGTATTTAATGCAG TGTCTCTGCGCTGGACCAAGCTGCCGCCGGTGTGGACAAACAGCCGGGACCACGTGAGGGAGGTACCCTATATGAGGTATGGGCACTCAGCAGTGCTGATTGACGATACCATCTACATATGGGGAGGCCGTAACGACACTGAGGGAGCCTGCAATGTACTCTACGCCTTTGATGTCA ACACTCACAAGTGGTTCACGCCCAAGGTCTCTGGAATGGTCCCAGGAGCAAGAGATGGGCACTCGGCTTGTGTCCTCGGAAAGACCATGTATATCTTCGGAGGCTATGAGCAGCTG GCTGACTGCTTCTCAAATGACATCCACAAGTTGGATACCAGCAGCATGATGTGGACTCTAATCCCAGCGAAG GGCACACCAGCTCGCTGGAGAGACTTCCACTCAGCCACCATCATTGGGACAAAGATGTACGTATTTGGTGGCAGAGCAGATCGCTTTGGGCCCTTTCACTCCAACAACGAGATCTACTGTAACCGAATTAAAGTGTTTGAcactgaaacaaactcttggCTGGACTCCCCTCCTACTCCATTGCTCCCTGAAGGCAGGAGGAGCCACTCGGCAT TTGGCTACAATGGGGAGTTATATGTATTTGGTGGCTACAACGCACGTTTGAACAGACACTTCCATGATCTCTGGAAATTTGATCCAG TATCTTTTTCCTGGAAGAAGATCGACCCCAAGGGGAAAGGGCCATGCCCTCGCCGGAGGCAGTGCTGCTGTAGAGTTGGGGACAAGATCATCCTCTTTGGGGGCACCAG CCCGTCTCCGGAGGAGGGAATGGGGGACGAATTTGACCTGATGGATCACTCGGACCTCTACATCCTGGACTTCA GCCCTAGTTTGAAGACCCTGTGTAAGCTGGCAGTGATTCAGCACAGCCTGGACCAGTCCTGCCTCCCACATGACATCAG ATGGGAGCTTACAGCAATGACAACAAACAGCAACATCAGCCGCCCCATCCTTTCCTCCCACGGATAA